A region from the Mycolicibacterium phlei genome encodes:
- a CDS encoding cutinase family protein, whose product MTRVNWFAGFACAAMTVAGLTTVASPASAAPCPDVQVVFARGTFEAPGVGATGQAFVDALRAKAPDKHVDVYAVNYPASLDFATAADGVIDASNKITATAAQCPDTDIVIGGYSQGAAVAAYITEDDIPEGYTPPPGMTGPMPPSVANHVAAVALFGKPSSGFLQMIYTGAPPITVGSRYVDKTLDLCIPTDPVCAPGGNDNASHGGYIFNGMAEQAAQFAADRIVSARTGDA is encoded by the coding sequence ATGACACGTGTTAATTGGTTTGCTGGATTTGCTTGCGCCGCAATGACGGTCGCGGGGTTGACGACGGTGGCATCGCCGGCCTCCGCCGCGCCCTGCCCCGATGTCCAGGTGGTGTTCGCCCGGGGAACGTTCGAGGCACCGGGCGTCGGCGCCACCGGGCAGGCGTTCGTCGACGCCTTGCGCGCCAAGGCGCCGGACAAGCATGTCGACGTGTACGCGGTGAATTACCCTGCGTCACTTGACTTTGCCACCGCGGCCGACGGCGTGATCGACGCGAGCAACAAGATCACCGCAACCGCCGCGCAGTGCCCGGACACCGACATCGTGATCGGCGGCTACTCCCAGGGCGCAGCCGTTGCCGCCTACATCACCGAGGACGACATCCCCGAGGGCTACACCCCGCCGCCGGGGATGACGGGCCCCATGCCGCCGTCCGTGGCGAACCACGTCGCCGCGGTGGCACTGTTCGGCAAACCATCGAGCGGTTTCCTGCAGATGATCTACACGGGCGCACCGCCGATCACCGTGGGTTCCCGCTACGTCGACAAGACGCTGGATCTGTGCATCCCCACCGATCCGGTGTGCGCACCGGGCGGTAACGACAACGCCTCCCACGGCGGCTACATCTTCAACGGGATGGCCGAACAGGCCGCGCAGTTCGCCGCCGACCGGATCGTCAGCGCCAGAACAGGTGATGCGTGA
- a CDS encoding acyl-CoA thioesterase — MIYRPPTLADIIATLDVERRGEHEFLATQLDNPAHHIVGGHIAGQALMAASRTAPGRTPHSAHVYYIRAGDARYPVELHVDVARDGGTLSTRQVTARQDGQILLEALVSLTVAFDSVEHQVAMPDVPDPDSLVPVQEQLADYADEHGGHWVRPGPFEKRYIDTPPRLAQEKPEPPSHMRMWWRPADTVPDDPVLHAGLLAYLSGTTMTEAALAMRRETPISTFNALIDHALWFHRPVNMSDWVLSDQFSPSGIAGRGLTTSTMYNRSGELVCIATQELYFGRG; from the coding sequence GTGATCTATCGCCCGCCCACCCTCGCCGACATCATCGCCACCCTCGATGTGGAGCGCCGCGGCGAGCACGAGTTCCTCGCCACCCAGCTCGACAACCCGGCCCACCACATCGTGGGCGGACACATCGCTGGTCAGGCGCTGATGGCGGCCAGCCGCACCGCCCCCGGCCGCACCCCGCACAGCGCGCACGTCTACTACATCCGTGCCGGGGACGCGCGCTACCCGGTGGAGTTGCACGTCGACGTGGCCCGCGACGGCGGCACGCTGTCGACGCGACAGGTCACCGCGCGCCAGGACGGCCAGATCCTGCTCGAGGCGCTGGTCTCGCTCACCGTGGCCTTCGACTCGGTCGAACACCAGGTGGCGATGCCCGACGTGCCGGATCCGGATTCGCTTGTGCCCGTTCAGGAACAGCTGGCCGACTACGCCGACGAGCACGGCGGGCACTGGGTGCGGCCCGGGCCGTTCGAGAAGCGCTACATCGACACCCCGCCGCGGCTCGCGCAGGAGAAGCCGGAACCGCCGTCGCACATGCGGATGTGGTGGCGGCCCGCCGACACGGTGCCCGACGACCCGGTGCTGCACGCCGGCCTGCTCGCCTACCTGTCGGGTACGACGATGACCGAGGCGGCGCTGGCGATGCGGCGGGAGACCCCGATCAGCACGTTCAACGCGCTGATCGACCACGCGCTGTGGTTCCACCGGCCGGTGAACATGTCGGATTGGGTGCTCTCCGACCAGTTTTCGCCCAGCGGTATCGCCGGGCGCGGCCTGACGACGTCGACCATGTACAACCGCTCGGGTGAGCTGGTGTGCATCGCCACTCAGGAGCTGTACTTCGGCCGCGGCTAG
- a CDS encoding alpha/beta fold hydrolase, protein MTRRAFAATAAGLAGVMLAPQSPARADTPLDTPVAATRARSVVLVHGLYADGSSWIDVVPHLQNAGLAVAVVQNPLTTLADAVAETRRVLALQPGPVVLAGHSWSGTLVSEVGVDPAVSALVYIAARAPDAGEDFPALAKQFPTPPASAGVVVESDGYAQLSEQAFLADFAEFVPAERARALYAVQGRNRVTLPSERTTVAAWRDKPSWYQVSSRDRTIDPDLERFLARRMGAHTIELDTSHVSLITEPRRVAELILAAAGLPPR, encoded by the coding sequence ATGACGCGACGGGCCTTCGCGGCCACCGCGGCCGGCCTCGCCGGGGTGATGCTGGCCCCGCAGAGCCCGGCGCGGGCGGACACCCCGCTCGACACTCCGGTCGCGGCGACGCGGGCGCGCAGCGTCGTGCTGGTCCACGGCCTCTATGCCGACGGGTCGTCGTGGATCGACGTCGTCCCGCACCTGCAGAACGCCGGCCTGGCGGTGGCCGTCGTGCAGAATCCGCTGACCACGCTGGCGGATGCGGTCGCCGAGACCCGCCGGGTGCTGGCCCTGCAGCCGGGGCCGGTGGTGCTGGCCGGGCACTCCTGGTCCGGAACCTTGGTCAGCGAGGTCGGCGTGGACCCGGCCGTCAGCGCGCTGGTCTACATCGCCGCCCGCGCCCCCGACGCCGGCGAGGACTTCCCGGCGCTGGCCAAGCAGTTCCCGACCCCGCCGGCCTCGGCCGGTGTGGTGGTGGAGTCCGACGGCTACGCCCAGCTCAGCGAGCAGGCGTTCCTCGCTGATTTCGCCGAGTTCGTGCCGGCCGAGCGGGCGCGGGCGCTGTACGCGGTGCAGGGCCGCAACCGCGTCACGCTGCCGTCGGAGCGCACCACGGTCGCGGCCTGGCGGGACAAGCCGTCCTGGTACCAGGTGTCGTCGCGCGACCGCACGATCGACCCGGATCTGGAACGCTTCCTGGCCCGCCGGATGGGCGCGCACACGATCGAGTTGGACACCTCGCACGTCTCGCTGATCACCGAACCGCGGCGGGTGGCCGAGCTGATCCTGGCGGCCGCCGGCCTGCCGCCGCGCTGA
- a CDS encoding SDR family oxidoreductase, with protein MTRVSVITGGAGGMGVATARILGADHALVLCDVRKDRLDGAVENLAADGIAATAVHADVTDRAAVDEVFATAVGLGELVSVVHTAGVSPSMGSAEYVMRTNAIGTVNVNEAFFATADEGAAIVNVASMAAYLLPDELIPKNHFPQALQDQAAFMADMLAACDAYPEELRSGIAYGLSKSFVRWFSSAQAERFNTKGLRIVSVSPGSTDTEMGRLEENAGAGALVTDAAVPRWGKPEEMAELLAFCVSSKAGYLTGTDILNDGGVVASVNERARQAAANS; from the coding sequence ATGACGCGAGTCTCAGTGATCACCGGCGGCGCGGGCGGGATGGGCGTGGCCACAGCCAGAATCCTCGGCGCCGACCATGCCCTTGTGCTGTGCGACGTCCGCAAGGACCGCCTCGACGGCGCCGTCGAGAATTTGGCCGCCGACGGCATCGCCGCCACCGCCGTGCACGCCGACGTCACCGACCGTGCCGCGGTGGACGAGGTGTTCGCCACCGCGGTCGGGCTCGGCGAACTGGTGTCGGTGGTGCACACCGCGGGCGTGAGCCCGAGCATGGGCAGCGCCGAATACGTCATGCGCACCAATGCGATCGGCACTGTGAACGTCAACGAGGCGTTCTTCGCGACGGCCGACGAGGGGGCCGCGATCGTCAACGTCGCGTCCATGGCGGCCTATCTGCTGCCTGACGAGTTGATTCCGAAAAACCATTTCCCCCAGGCACTTCAGGACCAAGCGGCATTCATGGCGGACATGCTGGCCGCATGCGACGCGTACCCGGAGGAACTGCGGTCCGGCATCGCCTACGGGCTGAGCAAGAGCTTCGTGCGGTGGTTCAGCAGCGCCCAGGCGGAACGGTTCAACACCAAGGGGTTGCGGATCGTGTCGGTGTCGCCGGGTTCGACGGACACCGAGATGGGTCGCCTGGAGGAGAACGCCGGCGCGGGCGCGCTGGTGACCGATGCGGCGGTCCCGCGCTGGGGTAAGCCCGAGGAGATGGCCGAACTGCTGGCGTTCTGCGTCAGTTCCAAGGCGGGCTACCTCACCGGCACCGACATCCTCAACGACGGCGGCGTCGTCGCCTCCGTTAACGAACGCGCGCGGCAGGCTGCCGCGAACTCGTAG
- a CDS encoding class I SAM-dependent methyltransferase: protein MSEAMEAEFGTVAEWTATVATALGPEYHVPAGCRGSGSPAALDWLLERMDLSGGDELLDCGAGVGGPAAYAAQARSVKPLLVEPEPGACRAARRLFGYPVMCALGSALPVADASVDAAWSLGVLCTTPDQLGLLRELRRVVRPGGRIGLLVFVAHRDLPDGYLPDNNFPTPDRLDDLLQRAGLTVRQRLCTADLPAIPEQWTERADAVEEALAGRYGHTEAWRLAEESSGRIGDLLGDGTLSGELLVLAID, encoded by the coding sequence ATGAGCGAGGCGATGGAAGCGGAGTTCGGCACCGTGGCGGAGTGGACCGCGACGGTGGCGACCGCACTCGGTCCCGAGTACCACGTGCCCGCGGGGTGTCGGGGCAGCGGCAGCCCGGCGGCGCTGGACTGGCTGCTCGAACGCATGGATCTGTCCGGCGGCGACGAACTGCTCGACTGCGGGGCGGGCGTCGGCGGCCCGGCGGCGTACGCGGCGCAGGCCCGCTCGGTGAAACCGCTGCTGGTGGAACCGGAACCCGGTGCCTGCCGGGCCGCGCGACGGCTGTTCGGCTACCCGGTGATGTGCGCGCTGGGCTCCGCGTTGCCGGTCGCCGACGCGAGCGTGGATGCGGCGTGGTCGCTGGGGGTGCTGTGCACGACGCCGGATCAGCTCGGCCTGCTGCGCGAGCTGCGCCGCGTCGTGCGGCCGGGCGGGCGGATCGGGCTGCTGGTGTTCGTCGCGCACCGCGACCTGCCCGACGGATACCTGCCCGACAACAACTTCCCGACCCCGGACCGGCTCGACGATCTGCTGCAGCGCGCCGGGCTGACCGTGCGGCAACGGCTGTGCACCGCGGACCTGCCGGCGATTCCGGAGCAGTGGACCGAGCGTGCCGACGCCGTCGAGGAGGCGCTGGCCGGGCGGTACGGCCACACCGAGGCCTGGCGGCTGGCCGAGGAGTCCAGCGGGCGGATCGGCGATCTGCTGGGCGACGGCACCCTCAGCGGCGAGCTGCTGGTGCTGGCGATCGACTGA
- a CDS encoding MmpS family transport accessory protein, producing the protein MFRLLQRFWMPLLLVVVVALGAYAVMRIRDTIAVPANAEIDPNSAVTDPFHPKRITFEVTGSGGTADIDYLDENGQPHRVDAAPLPWTFTIVTTLPSMSANIVAQGDATVHGLRCRVVVDGQVRDDRSSSDEYQPFIYCLVKSV; encoded by the coding sequence TTGTTCCGCCTACTTCAGCGGTTCTGGATGCCGCTGCTGCTGGTGGTCGTCGTGGCGTTGGGCGCCTATGCGGTGATGCGCATCCGCGACACCATCGCGGTGCCGGCGAACGCGGAGATCGACCCCAACTCCGCTGTCACCGATCCCTTCCACCCCAAGCGCATCACCTTCGAAGTGACCGGATCCGGCGGTACCGCGGACATCGACTACCTCGACGAGAACGGCCAACCGCACCGCGTCGACGCCGCACCGCTGCCGTGGACGTTCACCATCGTCACCACGTTGCCGTCGATGTCGGCGAACATCGTCGCCCAGGGCGACGCCACCGTGCACGGCCTGCGCTGCCGGGTCGTCGTCGACGGCCAGGTGCGAGACGACCGCAGCAGCAGCGACGAGTATCAGCCCTTCATCTACTGCCTGGTGAAATCCGTATGA
- a CDS encoding winged helix-turn-helix transcriptional regulator, giving the protein MRKDPWTDAACPIARTMSVLGQRWAILIVREALLGRTKFSEFRERLGIASDVLSARLSELVDAGILEVTDYQQPGERTRRRYVLTDAGRDLAPVLAAIGQWGHKHLARSDSSEYRFVDTKTGEPVAVGFRSRAGAPVKPRAVALVAPGEA; this is encoded by the coding sequence ATGCGTAAAGACCCGTGGACCGACGCCGCCTGCCCGATCGCGCGGACGATGTCGGTCCTTGGGCAGCGCTGGGCGATCCTGATCGTCCGCGAGGCGCTGCTCGGGCGCACCAAGTTCTCCGAGTTCCGGGAGCGGCTGGGCATCGCGTCCGACGTGCTCAGCGCCCGACTGTCCGAGCTGGTCGACGCCGGGATCCTCGAGGTGACCGACTACCAGCAGCCCGGCGAGCGGACCCGGCGCCGCTACGTGCTGACCGATGCCGGCCGCGACCTCGCGCCGGTGCTCGCCGCGATCGGGCAGTGGGGCCACAAACACCTGGCCCGCAGCGACAGCAGCGAGTACCGGTTCGTCGACACCAAGACCGGTGAACCGGTCGCCGTCGGGTTCCGCAGCAGGGCGGGCGCCCCGGTCAAGCCCCGTGCTGTCGCCCTGGTGGCCCCCGGCGAGGCCTGA
- a CDS encoding SDR family oxidoreductase, which produces MTGTVRGATAVVTGGHRGLGRAIVDELLARGAARVYATSRRGGTSDDARVVAVEADVTDERSVAHLAEQAHDATIVVNNAGLLGGQSLLTSDLTEIRGVFETNLFGTLAVTRFFAPILAAGGGGTIVNVASVLSWLPGSGAYGASKAALWSATNSLRDELRSQGVHMIGVYLGYTDTDMTAALDVPKNDPADVARQIVGAIESGADEVLADETTRRARETVFSG; this is translated from the coding sequence ATGACAGGCACGGTGCGGGGAGCGACAGCGGTGGTCACCGGTGGCCACCGGGGGCTGGGCAGAGCGATCGTCGACGAGCTGCTGGCCCGCGGCGCCGCGCGGGTCTACGCCACCAGCAGACGCGGCGGCACCAGCGACGACGCCCGCGTCGTCGCCGTCGAAGCCGACGTCACCGACGAACGTTCGGTGGCCCATCTGGCCGAGCAGGCACACGACGCCACCATCGTCGTCAACAACGCCGGCCTGCTGGGCGGCCAGTCGCTGCTGACCAGCGACCTGACCGAGATCCGCGGCGTTTTCGAGACCAACCTGTTCGGAACACTCGCCGTGACAAGGTTTTTCGCCCCGATTCTGGCCGCCGGCGGCGGGGGCACGATCGTCAACGTCGCCTCGGTGCTGTCCTGGCTGCCCGGCTCCGGCGCCTACGGGGCGTCGAAGGCCGCGCTGTGGTCGGCGACCAACTCGCTGCGCGACGAACTGCGGAGTCAGGGCGTACACATGATCGGCGTGTACCTCGGCTACACCGACACCGATATGACCGCCGCGCTCGACGTACCGAAGAACGATCCCGCCGACGTCGCCCGCCAGATCGTCGGCGCCATCGAGTCCGGCGCCGACGAGGTGCTCGCCGACGAGACCACCCGCCGGGCCAGGGAGACCGTCTTCAGCGGCTAG
- a CDS encoding HNH endonuclease signature motif containing protein: MYVRVMSGTGLQAAIKGLRAAVDAVAGCDLTLATDTELLGALDDLEMVACQLPALQQKMLARLQTETTPHKLGAHNWKEVLKARYRITGSEANRRLADTEMLAPRQALTGQPLPPALAITADTQALGVLTPGHVEVIRKTVDKLPGWVDGATRERVEADLVRAALGVDCDQLASKAKELLYRLDQDGPAPDDTERARRRSATHGKQGEDGMTTWRLTLTPECHATFEALLAKLAAPGMCNPDDPQPCVSGTPTQAQIDNDHRTLAQRQHDALLAIGRIALMGGDLGTLNGLPVSVIIRVTLDQLETRAGLATTGGGTKLPISDVLRMAAHAHHHLAVFDGATGSALAHYRGKRVATPAQRIMLIARDGGCTKPGCTVGAYGCQAHHAERDWIDGGNTNVDEMGLACPPHNRLVDTDNPTAWTTHMTDKHHVEWIPPDGLDNGQPRINTIHQPELLLADLTDRDDEPDSTQTEDPRTEPGGPAPPTNGAA, encoded by the coding sequence ATGTATGTTCGAGTTATGTCAGGTACGGGTCTGCAGGCAGCCATCAAGGGGCTGCGGGCGGCCGTCGACGCGGTCGCCGGCTGCGACCTGACCCTCGCCACTGACACCGAGCTTCTTGGCGCCCTCGATGACTTGGAGATGGTGGCCTGCCAACTACCCGCGCTACAGCAGAAGATGCTGGCGCGGCTGCAGACCGAAACCACCCCGCACAAACTCGGGGCGCATAACTGGAAAGAGGTGCTCAAGGCCCGCTACCGGATCACCGGCAGTGAGGCCAACCGCCGCCTGGCCGACACCGAGATGCTGGCACCCCGACAGGCACTCACCGGACAACCACTGCCACCGGCGCTGGCGATCACCGCCGACACCCAGGCGTTGGGGGTGCTCACCCCGGGTCATGTCGAGGTGATCCGCAAAACGGTCGACAAGTTGCCTGGCTGGGTCGACGGTGCGACCCGGGAGCGTGTCGAGGCCGACCTGGTACGCGCCGCCCTGGGGGTGGACTGTGACCAGCTGGCCTCCAAGGCCAAAGAACTGCTGTACCGGCTCGATCAGGACGGCCCAGCCCCCGATGACACCGAACGCGCCCGCCGCCGTAGCGCCACCCACGGAAAACAGGGTGAAGACGGCATGACCACCTGGCGTCTGACCCTGACCCCGGAGTGCCACGCGACCTTTGAGGCACTGCTGGCCAAACTGGCCGCCCCCGGCATGTGCAATCCGGACGATCCGCAACCGTGTGTGTCCGGCACCCCGACTCAGGCCCAGATCGACAACGACCACCGCACCCTGGCCCAACGCCAGCACGATGCCCTGTTGGCGATCGGGCGGATCGCGTTGATGGGCGGCGATCTAGGCACGCTGAACGGTCTGCCGGTCTCGGTGATCATTCGGGTCACCCTCGACCAACTCGAGACGCGGGCCGGGTTGGCCACCACCGGTGGTGGCACCAAACTGCCCATCTCTGATGTGCTGCGCATGGCCGCACACGCCCACCACCATCTAGCGGTGTTCGACGGCGCCACCGGCTCCGCCCTCGCCCACTACCGGGGTAAACGGGTGGCCACACCCGCACAGCGGATCATGCTCATCGCCCGCGACGGGGGCTGCACCAAACCCGGCTGCACCGTCGGCGCCTACGGCTGCCAAGCCCACCACGCCGAACGCGATTGGATCGACGGGGGTAACACCAACGTCGACGAAATGGGATTAGCGTGCCCGCCGCACAACCGCCTCGTCGACACCGACAACCCCACCGCCTGGACCACCCACATGACCGACAAGCATCACGTCGAATGGATCCCACCCGACGGGTTGGACAACGGGCAACCCCGTATCAACACCATCCACCAACCCGAACTCCTGCTCGCCGACCTCACCGACAGGGACGACGAACCTGACAGCACACAAACCGAAGACCCCCGAACCGAACCCGGCGGACCCGCACCACCCACAAACGGCGCGGCCTAA
- a CDS encoding MFS transporter encodes MTAEATTPAPAPARPRGALGLIVDPVFGALFWGKMFSVVAVWTHGLVAAIVMWEATRSALMVGMVGVAQFLPQLILSPTSGKWADTGDPARQILLGRVLCVLGSGFIATWLFAAGEQRSMAAASAVLAGTLLVGFGFVVGGPAMQSIVPNLIRDGELSTAMALNSFPMTIGRIVGPAAGAYIVAHSSAAVAFAVATGLHFVFLACIVAVRFPKPPVRDADGDYRVRVALKYVWRDRPLLMALVAVAVMGIASDSSITLAPSIVDELGGDARLVGILSAVFGVGAALGMAALALLRGRVASARVSAVGLAGLGLGCALLTVAVTPVLALIGFALGGLGFGWAMTGLSTVVQERAPGELRGRIMALWLVGFLGSRPIAAALLGGTADMTNVYVAFGVAATLCLLMVLWCRPSKLRGPLPA; translated from the coding sequence GTGACAGCGGAAGCCACCACCCCGGCCCCGGCTCCGGCCCGCCCCCGCGGCGCGCTCGGCCTGATCGTCGACCCGGTCTTCGGGGCGCTGTTCTGGGGCAAGATGTTCTCCGTCGTCGCGGTGTGGACGCACGGCCTGGTCGCGGCGATCGTCATGTGGGAGGCGACGCGCTCGGCGCTGATGGTCGGCATGGTCGGCGTCGCGCAGTTCCTTCCGCAGCTGATCCTCAGCCCCACCAGCGGTAAGTGGGCCGACACGGGCGATCCGGCGCGCCAGATCCTGCTCGGCCGGGTGCTGTGCGTGCTGGGCTCCGGATTCATCGCGACGTGGCTGTTCGCCGCGGGCGAGCAACGCAGCATGGCCGCGGCCAGCGCCGTGCTGGCGGGCACCCTGCTGGTGGGCTTCGGTTTCGTCGTCGGCGGGCCCGCGATGCAGTCGATCGTGCCGAACCTGATCCGCGACGGCGAACTGTCGACGGCCATGGCGCTCAACAGTTTTCCGATGACCATCGGCCGCATCGTCGGCCCCGCGGCGGGTGCCTACATCGTCGCGCACAGCTCGGCGGCGGTGGCCTTCGCCGTCGCCACCGGACTGCACTTCGTGTTCCTCGCCTGCATCGTCGCCGTGCGGTTCCCCAAGCCGCCGGTGCGCGACGCCGACGGCGACTACCGGGTGCGGGTCGCGCTGAAGTACGTGTGGCGCGACCGGCCGCTGCTGATGGCGCTGGTCGCGGTGGCGGTCATGGGTATCGCGTCGGACTCGTCAATCACGTTGGCCCCGTCCATCGTCGACGAACTCGGCGGCGACGCCCGCCTGGTCGGCATCCTGTCGGCGGTGTTCGGGGTGGGTGCCGCGCTGGGCATGGCGGCGCTGGCGCTGCTGCGGGGCCGCGTGGCATCGGCTCGGGTGTCGGCCGTCGGCCTGGCCGGGCTGGGTCTGGGCTGCGCGCTGCTCACCGTCGCGGTGACGCCGGTGCTGGCGCTGATCGGTTTCGCGCTGGGCGGGCTCGGATTCGGCTGGGCGATGACCGGGCTGAGCACCGTCGTCCAGGAGCGCGCCCCCGGTGAGCTGCGCGGCCGCATCATGGCGCTGTGGCTCGTCGGGTTCCTCGGCTCACGCCCGATCGCGGCGGCCCTGCTGGGCGGCACCGCGGACATGACCAACGTGTACGTCGCGTTCGGCGTCGCCGCGACACTGTGCCTGCTGATGGTGCTGTGGTGCCGGCCGTCGAAGCTGCGCGGCCCCCTGCCCGCCTAA
- a CDS encoding threonine aldolase family protein, with translation MTTLHDPGWRGFASDNYAGVHPEVLAAIAAANGGHQPAYGQDVYTARLQEVIREQFGPRAETYPVFNGTGANVVALTSVLPRWGAVVAADTAHIHTDEAGAPERMTGLKLLTVPTPDGKLTPDLVAREAWGWGDEHRAQPLAVSITQTTEMGTVYSPDEVRAVADFAHERGMAVHMDGSRLWNAAAALGVSFREFTTDAGVDVLSLGGTKNGLLGVEAVVVLDPDRATGLTYLRKLTMQLASKMRFASAQLLALFDDGLGLRAAAHANAMTARLRAALEAGIREGRLPGLAFTQDSPANAIFATLPVAVADRIRERVRFYDWDRARGEVRWMTAWDTTEADVDAFVRVITEELQAHALA, from the coding sequence GTGACGACTCTGCACGATCCCGGCTGGCGCGGTTTCGCCAGCGACAACTACGCCGGTGTGCATCCGGAGGTGCTCGCGGCGATCGCCGCCGCCAACGGCGGGCATCAGCCCGCCTACGGGCAGGACGTCTACACCGCGCGGCTGCAGGAGGTGATCCGCGAGCAGTTCGGGCCGCGCGCCGAGACGTATCCGGTCTTCAACGGCACCGGCGCGAATGTCGTTGCGCTGACCAGTGTTCTGCCGCGCTGGGGCGCCGTCGTCGCCGCGGACACCGCGCACATCCACACCGACGAGGCCGGCGCCCCCGAACGGATGACGGGACTCAAGCTGCTCACCGTGCCCACCCCGGACGGCAAGCTGACCCCCGACCTCGTCGCCCGGGAGGCCTGGGGCTGGGGCGACGAGCACCGCGCCCAGCCGCTGGCGGTGAGCATCACCCAGACCACCGAGATGGGCACCGTGTACAGCCCCGACGAGGTGCGCGCCGTCGCCGACTTCGCCCACGAGCGCGGCATGGCGGTGCATATGGACGGCTCGCGGCTGTGGAATGCCGCAGCGGCACTGGGGGTTTCGTTCCGCGAGTTCACCACCGACGCCGGTGTGGACGTGCTCAGCCTGGGCGGCACCAAGAACGGGCTGCTCGGCGTGGAAGCCGTCGTCGTGCTCGATCCCGACCGCGCCACCGGGCTGACGTACCTGCGCAAGCTGACCATGCAGCTGGCCAGCAAGATGCGGTTCGCGTCGGCGCAGCTGCTGGCGCTGTTCGACGACGGGCTCGGGCTGCGGGCCGCGGCACACGCCAACGCGATGACCGCCCGGCTTCGCGCGGCGCTGGAGGCCGGCATCCGTGAGGGCCGCCTGCCCGGTCTGGCGTTCACCCAGGACAGCCCGGCCAATGCGATCTTCGCCACACTTCCGGTGGCGGTCGCCGACCGCATCCGCGAGCGGGTGCGCTTCTACGACTGGGACCGCGCCCGCGGTGAAGTGCGGTGGATGACCGCATGGGACACCACCGAGGCCGACGTCGACGCCTTCGTCCGGGTGATCACCGAGGAACTGCAGGCGCACGCGCTGGCATGA
- a CDS encoding dihydrofolate reductase family protein: MTQLLRVQNFNVSRDGYGAGENQSFERPFGHADPATLAAWAFATASWPNRTEPGGSRGLDDYFTRDFHHNIGAEIMGRNKFGPQRGPWQDLEWQGWWGDEPPFHTPVFVMTHHVRPSFTLSDTTFHFVNADPHTVLAMAREAANGRDVRLGGGATVIREFLDAGLVDTLHVAVSDVELGGGSRLWESPDELDDRYHHEVVPSPSGVTHHLFWR, translated from the coding sequence GTGACACAGCTGCTGCGGGTACAGAACTTCAACGTCTCACGCGACGGCTACGGCGCCGGCGAGAACCAGAGCTTCGAGCGGCCGTTCGGCCACGCCGACCCGGCGACCCTGGCCGCCTGGGCCTTCGCGACCGCCAGCTGGCCCAACCGCACCGAACCCGGTGGCAGCCGCGGGCTCGACGACTACTTCACCCGCGACTTCCACCACAACATCGGCGCCGAGATCATGGGCCGCAACAAGTTCGGTCCCCAGCGCGGACCCTGGCAGGACCTCGAATGGCAGGGCTGGTGGGGTGACGAACCGCCATTTCACACGCCGGTGTTCGTGATGACCCACCACGTCCGGCCGTCATTCACGCTGTCGGACACCACATTCCATTTCGTCAACGCCGACCCGCACACGGTGCTGGCGATGGCCAGGGAGGCTGCGAACGGGCGCGACGTGCGGCTCGGCGGCGGGGCGACCGTCATCCGTGAGTTCCTCGACGCCGGGCTGGTCGACACGCTGCACGTCGCGGTGTCTGACGTGGAACTCGGCGGCGGGTCACGGCTGTGGGAGTCGCCGGACGAACTCGACGACCGCTACCACCACGAGGTGGTGCCCAGCCCGAGCGGCGTCACGCATCACCTGTTCTGGCGCTGA
- a CDS encoding MarR family winged helix-turn-helix transcriptional regulator, translated as MCYAYLVPSRYDHLDELLSRIAIARQRPKWRDRILDRTGPVSSAATLRVLRAVEQCAQQAGGASIRDVAEFLAVEHSTASRSVAAVVSAGLVTKANDADDQRRCTLVLTDAGREALETVTGRRSAMVAEMIADWDEDTVDTLVDLLDRLTERFESAVAR; from the coding sequence ATGTGCTATGCATATTTAGTGCCGTCCCGCTACGACCACCTCGACGAGCTGCTGAGCCGCATCGCGATCGCCCGGCAGCGGCCGAAGTGGCGGGACCGCATCCTGGACCGCACCGGCCCGGTGTCCAGCGCGGCCACCCTGCGTGTGCTGCGCGCCGTCGAACAGTGCGCTCAGCAGGCCGGTGGTGCGTCAATCCGCGACGTCGCCGAGTTCCTCGCCGTCGAGCATTCGACCGCGAGCCGCTCGGTCGCGGCGGTGGTGTCGGCGGGCCTGGTCACCAAGGCCAACGACGCCGACGATCAGCGGCGCTGCACGCTGGTGCTGACCGACGCCGGCCGCGAGGCACTCGAGACGGTGACCGGACGGCGCAGCGCGATGGTCGCCGAGATGATCGCCGACTGGGACGAGGACACCGTCGACACCCTCGTCGACCTCCTGGACCGGCTGACCGAACGCTTCGAGAGCGCGGTGGCGCGGTGA